atttggaagtgcATCTATAAAGGAATAAAACTAGTGGAACAAAACAGTATATGGGAGATTGGAGAGGGAAAGAAAGTTAATATTTGGGAGGATAATTGGATCCCTGACCTGGTAGAGAACCTTAAGAATTACAAGACCATTCAAAATACTCACTTAAGTCTGGTGAAGGATCTTAtagatatcaatactaaaagatgGAATGTTTTCCTAATTCACTCATTGTTCCCTAAGCATATAGCTCAGAAAATATGTCAAATAAGACTTTGAGATGGTTACTTACTAATTCAGGAAACTTCACAGTTAAATCCATGTACAATAAGCAATAAGTTAAATGAAAAAACCACAAATAATTACAATTTAGGATAAAAAGATGTTTTCTGGAAGAAACTATGGTCTCTTaatatatatcaaagaataaaaaaatttgcTTGGAAATGTCTACAGAATGATGTTTCTACTAATAGTAAAAGGCTAGATTCCAATCTGATATCTCCCCCTTTTGTGCCTTTGGTTGTTGTGAGATTGAAACTGTTGAACACCTCTTCCTTCACTGTAATTTTGCAAAAGCTGTTTGGGATACTGAACCTTGTCCTGTTGATACACATTTCAATGTTAATACTACTTTTTTAGAGGTTTTCAAAGAATGGTTAGGAAAAGACAGTGACATTATTAATATAGAAATCATATTGACCAAAATCGGTTCATATGCAAGGAAAGATGTAATAGAGATTTTGATGGTCAACATCAAACACACCAGCAAGTGGCCCTAGAAATACAGAGACATTTAGCTTACTGGCATAAGGAAAAATACCTATTTCACAAAAAAAGACTCAATGATAGGAAACAATAAAAACAACAAATGGCAATTCCCTGAACCTGGTCATAACACACTAAATTTGGATGCTGCTTGGATCTCAAGTAGTGTCCCAGCAGGTTATGCTATAATCTTTCGAAATAATGCAGGTGGTTTCAAGCAAGGAAGAGCAGGACCTATCTCATCAACTTCACCAGAAGAAGCGGAATCTTTAGGATTTCTTCATGCAGCAAAATGAGGTAGAACAAAGAATCTGTCAAAATTTAGTGTGGAGGGCGACTGCAAGAATCTTTTTGACTATCTGAATGGAGACATGGCAGAACCAAACTATTATTGATGAAGTTAGGCAtgaattttctttttgtaacaacTTTAAAGGATTTTATTTTAAACCTAGAACAACAAACAGGATAGCTGATACTCTAGCTATAAAGAGGCTAAGAACTTTAGAACTGATTTTTAATAGAGCAATAATCCTCCTTCGTGTATCCTCAATGAtctagaagtagataaatctaataccaCGGTCCTTGACAAAGGCCCAGTACTAGATGGCTCTGCTCTTCCtgatgtaagggttactaactcctTAAGTTAGTCTTTTTTTATGAATTGttaaccttcaaaaaaaaaaaaaaaaaatcaagatagaTACATGACTTGTACAAACTGGCAGCCAAGACTTCCTCGGAAAAATATATGAATATGGCACTATAAGGTGCAAGGGGGTGAATCTGGATTATGCAAAACTCAAACAGTACCTCGCTTACACGCGCGGTAACACCGTGATAACTGAGACAAGAAAAACGGTACAAGTTAAAGGAAGGACCACAAAGAGGGGACTAACCAgaagaataaaaaggaaaaagaatacaaagaaaagaaaaaggaaaaagagaaattaaaATACATAAAAGGTCTCAGTTTCACAATTGAGAATTATACTAAACAGGTCTAAGTTCCTTTCACACCTATTAAAAATTATCCGTAGACATTACCTATGATGATCTAAAGTCTTCAAAAGACTCCCATACCCTATTATATTCTAATAATTCAACCAACACAATCATTAAAGAGGTAAAGGACTCCACTAGTCTACAGAGACCCCATTTCTTCATACTCATCTCATTGAAAAACCTCACCAACAACTGCTAATTTCTAGTCTCTATATAACTCTTTAGATCTCTTCATCTGTTTCCATAGTGTTTAGATCTCTAGCTAGCATCAGTTTGTTTCAATGGCAATTGGGATGGTGTTGATGAAATGCATGTTTATGATGGTTTTGAGTGTGGGTTTTGTGAAATCAGACATAGATAAAGATAGAGAAGAGTGTACCACACAATTAGTTGCGGCTGCTCCATGCCTACCTTATGTTGGTGGAACGGCTAAAGCCCCGACACCGGATTGTTGTACTGGTTTTAAGCAAGTTCTTACTACTAGCAAGAAGTGTCTTTGTATTGTTATCAAAGACAGGAATGATCCTTCTCTTGGTCTTAAAATTAACGCTACTCTTGCTTTGGGTCTTCCTGCAATTTGTAAAACCAATTATCGCAGTTCTGAGTGCCCCGGTAAGTTACTTACCTGATTTGATTCTGAATTTTTACTAGCTTATTGTACTCATTATTGTGGTTTTTATTTGGGTGTATATGATTTGATAAATTCAGCTCTACTGCACTTGCCTCCCAATTCACCTGATGCGAAAGTGTTTGAGGATTTTAATAAAATTGCTAATGGTACTACTACTGCTACTCCACCGGCGGCGGCATCCAAGGGTAAGTGCACTATCTTTAGTAACTTGGCATGAATTGATGAGCAAGCAGCCTTTGAAATAACTATGTTAACATTAGATGCATGACAAAAGATAAATTAGATTGCTAATTTCAAATTACTGGACAAAAAACACCAAATCTGCCTAACTCTGGTAGACTGGTAGTATTCTCCGGTTGTCCATGCTTTTATACAGTGTTTTAGCGGCCATTAAAACGTAATATGCAGTATTTTTTTGGCAGAAATGTTAAAATTTTTAGATTATTCTTTTACCTAAATTTTGTTCCACATTCTGATTTTGTGTTACAGAAACTCCAAAGAGTGGCAGCAGTAATGCAGGAGGATCAAGTCCACCACCGAAGAATAATGGTGGAATGAAATTAAATAGTTGGTTGGGTTTGAAAATGGTGGGTGGCGTTCTTTTATGGTGTTGTTTAACATCATATTATTGATTGCGGATGATGTCTTAAGTGATTTAGTTAGAAAGTTGAGTTTATTTAAAGTTCATGTTATCTCTTGTATTAAATTAACATGTTGATGTTGGTTTATATTGACAAGCTATCAAATCAAACAGTGTGATTTGCTAATTGTATGTGTTCTGTTCCATATTATGCTCTCAGGGAACTCTGACTCTGAGTATGAGAAATTTGCTTCTCACATTTTACGTTTGCTCTGTGAATTTACACTTTGTTTATGCTGTTAGTTACTAGATTTTAGAAAACGAGTGCGAATATGAACTAAGCTTGTGCAAGGTAGTCATATTCTATCCTGTTCAATTTTAGAAAACACAATGCCTACACCCTACACTTATGATGAGGATTGCGCCATTGCAAAAGCTTGGGTGACACTCAAAGAACATTTTGAAGATCTAGGAAATGACATTGATCAATCATCCGATGCTTGGTGGAACCGTGTATTCATCATTTTTGTGGTTTTAGACGGAAATTGTAACTCAAGGACTTTGAAACTCGTCAGAGAAAGGTTCGTGGAGATATTTGAAGAATGCGAAGCTTTCAAAAAAGAATTGAAATCCTTGAGGGAAGCTGAACCCGATATGTTGGGTGTTAGAAGAGTAAGTATTCAAACACATCCATATCTACGCAATCCAAAGTTTTGAATGATACTAACAGGCTAACttatttctgttttgcattttcagttGGGGTTGGCGTATGCTCGATATGAGATTATCCGTGGGAAAAAGTTTGAGCTCGAAGATTGCTATTGTATATTGGATGGCACTACCTATAATTATAATCTTTTTGGTTAAGTGTTTAAGTGCACCGTTATTATCTATTGtctttcatttccttcaatgcaacGCTATACAAGATGTATGTcttttacgattcaatgaaatgattttatgaaataaaaaattatgatAATCCAGAGAAAGGGTCGTTAATATACATAACTACAGTACCTAACGACTCTAACTAAAACTCTTAATGGCTGGTTAGGGTCGTTAATTAATATGACTAcgtatatgacgaccctaaatGTTTTATTTACAGAGAGTTTTGGTTTCAGAGTCGTTTAGGTATAAACAAACAAACTACCGACTCTAAGTGACCTAGCTAAAAGAGTTGTCAATGTTTATGACACCACCTTAACgttttttcataacctggaaaaggtGCAGGTTTGAATCGTCATTGGTAGTGTCAATATATTGACGACCTTAGAGAGTCGGTTGGGTATACAACCTCCGACAGTAACGACCCTTACACTGAGTTGTTCCGTAGTGTGGATTTCGATCACTTGGAGCAAGAAACAGACAAACCAAGGGTATAAGATGTTTACCTGaatgttttgagcttcgggttcttcattttgagggtTGGTTCCTTCATCTTGAGCAATAGGATCTTCATTTGCACCATTATCCAAGGCATCCTCTACTAACATGTCTTCATCATACATCCAATCCAAATGGGAATGTAAGATAatctcaccatcaacacaatcatgtttgttatttgaagcttcaccaacatcatttcctcaacttgaatcactcatttctAAAAATCCTAAGTTTTCCCCCAAAAactaatcttcttcttctcaacacacAAAAACACatctttttttccccaaattttatttcttaaatatgATTTTAACATAAATACACTAATTAACTTAGTTTAACTAattattaacactaatcatttaaaGATAGTTCAGATATTAAAAAATTGGATAAGGTGTAACCAAAATTAGATTTTGATGACCCATTTTGTCCTCTAGCGGGAGGCCCCGATTGTTTCTTGGGATCCCCCAATTAAACGAGGAAAATTAAGCGTGCTTGGCATACCCTGTTGGGTTGTTCCCTCGCGTCATAAAAATCAATGTTACAGCAATTTTTAAAGATGGGCACATACCCCAGAATTGATACTACAGTATTGTATTCTAAAGAGTAAAGACGGGTCATTGTTTTTTTTAAGGAATAGAATTTTTTTGCCATTTAATGAAGAATCAAACAGAAACAAAACCAAAGGGTGGAACATTTTGAAGGGAAAGTTCTGCTCCATACCCTCACttctttcttccatttcttcCCTGCATGATGTGATATAAACCTTCCATCTGGGAATGGTAAACTTCTAGGGCTCACAATTGGTCCCGGCTAAACGACCATGCATCAGTTCATAAGTCTTACGAATTTGGGGGGCAATGTAAGTCTTACGCTCTTGCTTGACTAGACTAGAGTACTGACATCTGACAAAATGTCACTGGTAGCCAAGACTTCCCCGGAAAAATACATGTATATGGCACTACAAGGTGCAAGGGGGTGAATCTGGATTATTCAAAACCCAAACAGTACCACGCTAACGCGGTAACACCGTGACAATTGAGACAACAAGAACAGTACAAGTTAAAAGAAGGACCACAAGGAGTGGACTAACCAgaagaataaaaaggaaaaagaaaaagaaaaaagagaaattaaAATACATAAAGGTCTCAGTTTCACAATTGAGGATTAATTACACTAAACAGGTCAAAGTTCCTTTCCCACCTATTAAAAAAAATGGgtaaacattatttatgatactGCTTCAAGTTAATTGTGAAAATTATATGTCACAAAACCTAATTACACGACTAATAACCAGATTTATTTCCATGAATTCTTTTCAACTATTTTTCTGTAGGATTGATTCGTTATCGGATGTGAAAGACAAACCTCATAAAGTCTCGACTTCACAACCAATAACCAGATCGACCTACAGAAGAAATTCTTGGTAGGTTGCAAGTGCATCTATCTCCCCTATATAATGTTTCCACTTTCTACTCTGTAATTTTATATCCccattaatggcaactgcaagatgaaacttagcttatataaagacaactctctttgtTGATGTTtcgaaaatctctcaaaactaaacacaacctctaatcttgctcatatgatcaaccacaactttggtgatcatatatatatagaactatgaatttcttttcctagtcctattaccttattacatgtctttccttttcttagaactagatgacttctaattcccttaagattacatcaatttcctaatcttgtcataaccagcttgttagtgacttctatgttgaagtttaaccaacattctccccgttaagcttcaaccttacctgtgacatatcttgtactccaatcaattgtctcatttcttcaaacttgattcGAGCTagtgcctttgtcaatatatctgctttatgctcagttcctggtatgtgttcaacgttaatgacctccttctcgatgcattctcgtatgaaatgataccttttgtgaatgtgtttcatcttcccatgaaacactgatttttagtgagtgcaattgcagacttattatcaatcttgatgggaactttttcaggttctcttcctttgatttcacccaacagttcttgaagccatattgattgtttagctgcttctgttgcggccataaagtcagcttcacaggatgagagggctacagtgtcttgcttctgtgaacaccatgtaataggtgcttctcctagataaaatatatgaccagttgtactttttccatcatcttggtcaatattatgactgctgtcactatacccaacaattccttttgatcctcctcgaccatacttcaatccacagctgattgttcctcttagatatctgaatatctgctttattacatcaccgtgagacttgcgtggactctgcatataacggcttgctactcccacagagaaatccaagtctagtcttgtgtgtaacaagtatctaagacatccaacatttcttctataactcgttggatcaatctcagcttcttctagtgcctttgaaactttaagtccaaactacATTGGTATCTTatttggattacaagtttcaagtcctgcttctttaagaattctccttgcataagcttcttgtttaatctgaatcccatccactccttgatggacttctatgccaaggtaataagtgagttttccgaggtctgacatctcaaactttgatgacatttctctcttgaactcattgatcaccttaagggagttgccagtcaaaaatagatcatctacatagactgcaatcacaagaagctttcccttttcttctcttatgtatactgatgtttctttagagcacttaacaaatctgatttctcttaagatttgatctaactttgtattccaggctcgaggagcttgtcttagaccatataaatattttgataacttataaaccttatgctcttgtccttttacttcaaaaccttctggttgttcaacatacacatcttctcgcaattcaccatgtaagaatgttgtcttaacgtctaagtgatgaatttcccatgagtttgatgctgcttctgctattacgagacgaattgtctctagtctagcaactggtgcgaaaacttcatcaaagtttatacctgattcttgaacgtatcccttagctacaagtcttgcattatatttgttgacagtaccatcagcattccgttttattttgaagatccacttaagaccaatcacttttaccccacctggcttatcaactagaaacctagtcttgtttctgttgattgaaataatttcttctctacatgtttgtgtccatttagtcgagacctttgcttcctgaaaattccttggttcatcattaacagaaagtagcattatTTCACATttttctgcagcttgaagaacataatcctccagatactgtggattttgtatctgtcttgttgattttcgtagtggaatgggttgagttatttcatcgatctcttcttcttcttcttcttctacttcttcttgattaacatcattgtttccattggtattgatgattatgggtccttcgccttcattaattacttgaccccatctcatgtgaaacattcctggatccctacttggtccatcattagtttctttccagttccagtttgctttttcatcggataccacatctcgactcactatcactcttttcgttgttggattgaataatatgtaagctttggatcgaggctcaattcctagattcacaagagtctgaaattgatcatccagtttcttaagagttgcagaatcaacttttgcgtatgatttgcaaccaaacactcttaaatgatctatgtttggttttctctttcgcaagctttcatatggagtcatgtctttcagagctttcgtaggtatcctgtttattaggtatgtggagtgtcgtacagcttctccccattgATAactaggtacctgcatagcctttaaataacttcttgtcatctccattagagtccggtttctcctctccaccactccgttttgttgtggtgtatatggtgctgtgagttgccttagaaccatcttgttctgagacatagtttttaaggttctgaaacttatgtgtcctaaccttgtgtgccacttccatgtctgatcttccagtctcatattcagatacaatggccttccaatcatgagacttatcttgtagagtctattctgtgagcgtgagactctaactaaaagtcttccacttgggtcatgaactgttagataatcttgtcgcattctaacatcgcatccaacttctgtagcttgtcctaaacttagaatgtttctttgtaagtttgggatgaagtagatgtttgtgacaagcttctgttctccggtcttgctctgaaatagaattgatcctttcccttcaatttctacagaagatccatccccacattgagttcagaaaagtagtgtctcttcccagtcatgtgattgctggctccattatctaaataccagattccttcttctccatcctttgattcgtatttctttggtattagtttcccttcgtttaagaagacaacttcgtgcatgaaaagagctgtatctgcttcccttgtttcattcttgtttgtttcttccatcttttgtattctttcagggcatacagaggagaagtgtcctggtttatcacatctgtaacaaataatgtttgatctatccttcttttctttcccttggttttgatcattttgacttgttgttctatcttgtgagttaaaccttcctccccttcctcggcctctgtttcctctaccacctcttccacgacctcttcctcttgtcgcagagttttgttggtaagagtttgtgtacaagagttttccttgagtttctccattgttttcttcatcaaggattctctcttcatatgctttcaatcttccaattatatcttcatagctagtcttcttaaatctaagacttgttcgagagaaactatgatatgaatatacttggatcttggtaaactattgagaaacttctttaccagtttatcttcatcaatggattgtccaagtgacacatcttttgaggctatctctgataccTTTCCTGCAAAgttatcaatagtatcagtgtctttcatcttcattctttcaaattcagacattaaggtttgcagacgggcttctttaactcgatcagctccgagattacgtgcctttattgcatcccaaattttctttgaagtttcctgttcaccaacttgtagaacaagacattctggtatttcttgaaagagtaatccaatggcaacattgtttttgtctgggtccaatgtaccaaggatcaattgtttcccaaactttgtagattttcatcagtaccttcattctcatggcccatactgtgtagtttgtggcgttgaggattggaacttgtattgatggtggcttGAACAGTTTTgtacccacaatggtggtttcgttttccatggctcagaaacaagctctgataccaattaatggcaactgcaagatgaaacttagcttatataaagacaactatctttattgatgtttagaaaatctctcaaaactaaacacaagctctaatcttgctcatatgatcaaccacaactttggtgatcatatatatatagaactatgaattccttttcctagtcctattaccttattacatgtctttccttttcttagaactagatgacttctaattcccttaggattacatcaatttcctaatcttgtcctaaccagcttgttagtaaCTTCTATggtgaagtttaaccaacacccATCATCATTATAAGATCATGGGGCTCAAAATGAAGCATGACACAATCATCTCCTACCATGATCGACATCTATATAGTCCCATTTCTAGTAAATGAATTGCAGCATCTTGTCATCTACAACCACTTGTCGTCATTttattggtaaggaatttggataTTACTCATAAATGAGTAGAGTTGTACATGATGATCTAAAGTCTTCAAAAGACTCCCATACCCTATTATATTCTAATAATTCAACCAACACAATCATTAAAGAGGTAAAGGACTCCACTAGTCTACAGAGACCCCATTTCTTCATACTCATCTCATTGAAAAACCTCACCAACAACTGCTAATTTCTAGTCTCTATATAACTCTTTAGATCTCTTCATCTGTTTCCATAGTGTTTAGATCTCTAGCTAGCATCAGTTTGTTTCAATGGCAATTGGGATGGTGTTGATGAAATGCGTGTTTATGATGGTTTTGAGTGTGGGTTTTGTGAAATCAGATGTGGATAAAGATAGAGAAGAGTGTGCCACACAATTAGTTGGGTTAGCAACATGTTTACCTTACGTTGGTGGAACGGCTAAAGCTCCGACACCGGATTGTTGTACTGGTCTTAAGCAAGTTCTTACTACTAGCAAGAAATGTCTTTGTATTCTTATCAAAGACAGGAATGATCCTTCTCTTGGTCTTAAAATTAACGCTACTCTTGCTTTGGGACTTCCTGCAATTTGTAAAACCAATTCTGGCATTTCTGAGTGCCCCGGTAAGTTACTTACCTGATTTGATTCTGAATTTTTACTAGCTTATTGTACTCATTATTGTGGTTTTTATTTGGGTGTATATGATTTGATAAATTCAGCTCTACTGCACTTGTCTCCCAATTCACCTGATGCGAAAGTGTTTGAGGATTTTAATAACATTGTTAATGGTACTACTACTGCTACTCCACCGGCGGCGGCATCCAAGGGTAAGTGCACTATCTTTAGTAACTTGGCATGAATTGATGAGCAAGCAGCCTTTGAAATAACTGTGTTAACATTAGATGCATGACAAAAGATAATTGGATTGCTAATTTCAAATTACTGGACAAAAAACACCAAATCTGCCTAACTCTGGTAGACTGGTAGTATTCTCCGGTTGTCCATGCTTTTTTACAGTGTTTTAGCGGCCATTAAAACGTAACATGCAGTATTTTTTTGGCAGAAATGTTAAGAATTTTAGATTATTCTTTTACCTAAATTTTGTTCCACATTCTGATTTTGTGTTACAGAAACTCCAAAGAGTGGCAGCAGTAATGCAGGAGGATCAAGTCCACCACCGAAGAATAATGGTGGAATGAAATTAAATAGTTGGTTGGGGTTGAAAATGGTGGGTGGCGTTCTTTTATGGTGTTTGACATCATATTATTGATTATGGATGAGATCATGTTATCACTTGTGATTTAATTAGACAGTTGAGTTCATTTAAAGATCATGTTATCACTTGTATTAAATTAACATATTCATGTTGGTTTATATTAACTAGCTATCAAATCAAACAGTGTGTTTTGCTAATTTTATGTGTTCTGTTCCATATTACGCTCTCAGGGAACTCTGAGTATGAGAAATTTGCTTCTCACATTTTACATTTGTTGTGTGAATGTACACGTTGATTATGCTGTTAGCTAGTCTCTATACTCAGCTAGCAGAAATTAGAAGACGATTGCGAATATGAGCTAAGCTTGTGCAATATAAGGCTGAGATTAGCATTAGCTAGATGTTGCTTAAAACACCAAGCACTTTTTGAAGGCATGTAGCATATGTCTCTTGGATGGTAGCATTCTCAACAGTGCGAACCTATGAGACAGCTAATCTGGGCTTTAGCTCGGGAAGCCTTCTAAGGCCACAAGcttaaaaaaaaatatccaaTAAAATATTGGGCTTAATCAAGGTTGTTGGCATGGGCCTGAATTATTTTATTAGTCTCATTACATGTTCCTTCTTCTCGCGCTAAGAGCCTCTCTCCGATGGAATATGTgtgaaaattaaaatattaatcTAAGTAGGATCCACAAtcatatttataaaaaattatcTCCAACCAATTGATGTGAAGATGATTAtggcaaaaaaaaagttagatatCCTCTAAATGAACCTCTAATTTTAGACAtccacttagaggatgtcttcccatcctagtcacacttttatggataaatttttgatggggttttttttgaagggggcatgggggacaaatgatatgttgacacatgtctttgatattaattgattctcatgaattctttttcaaaaaatataaaagaagtgtatttttggagtgaaaatatgttttcttaaTTGTTAGTATTTTTGGAAACAgaattcatgagaatcaattaaTATCAAAGACATGTGTGaacatatcatttgtcccccatgcccccttcggatttcgcccccatcaaaaaatttctccatttttattaataaaaatcattgaaaaataaaaatggaaagaattTTAACCAATCGtatgcctacaaataagtaaaaaaGTAATAGAAAActttatgggttggagataaaactttatttttcctaatatttaggattttatattcaAAGGATGTCTTAAAAATGATGCCACATATGAAACATCCACATTCACCATTAGAGAAGCTCTAAGGTTGTATAAGAGATCGACGACATGGTTGTTAAATACAATGCTGAGTCAGAAGGAGAAAGTGAAATGTGTTAAAGGAGCTTGATTTGTGAGTTAGAAGAGGAGAACGGTTCCATCATTTCCGAATAGAAAAAAATCGGAGATATATTTGCTAGGAACTTTGAGAATAATTTGAGCATGAGTAGGTTATAATATTATTGACTTCTTACTTCATGTGATACCTGAAGTTATCACTGATGAAGACCAAAGTATGTTAGATGATATTCATTACGAAGGTGAGATAAAGGTTTTAATAATTGATGTGGATCTTGAGAGTGCTTCTTCTAGCATAGATGGTTGTTTTTGTATCTTTTATAGAGCTTGTTTGTTGGTGATTGCGATCAAGTATCGTTAGAGAAGAAGATTGTTGTCTAA
Above is a genomic segment from Papaver somniferum cultivar HN1 chromosome 10, ASM357369v1, whole genome shotgun sequence containing:
- the LOC113318167 gene encoding protein YLS3-like, with translation MAIGMVLMKCMFMMVLSVGFVKSDIDKDREECTTQLVAAAPCLPYVGGTAKAPTPDCCTGFKQVLTTSKKCLCIVIKDRNDPSLGLKINATLALGLPAICKTNYRSSECPALLHLPPNSPDAKVFEDFNKIANGTTTATPPAAASKETPKSGSSNAGGSSPPPKNNGGMKLNSWLGLKMVGGVLLWCCLTSYY
- the LOC113318169 gene encoding uncharacterized protein LOC113318169, coding for MPTPYTYDEDCAIAKAWVTLKEHFEDLGNDIDQSSDAWWNRVFIIFVVLDGNCNSRTLKLVRERFVEIFEECEAFKKELKSLREAEPDMLGVRRLGLAYARYEIIRGKKFELEDCYCILDGTTYNYNLFG
- the LOC113318168 gene encoding protein YLS3-like — its product is MAIGMVLMKCVFMMVLSVGFVKSDVDKDREECATQLVGLATCLPYVGGTAKAPTPDCCTGLKQVLTTSKKCLCILIKDRNDPSLGLKINATLALGLPAICKTNSGISECPALLHLSPNSPDAKVFEDFNNIVNGTTTATPPAAASKETPKSGSSNAGGSSPPPKNNGGMKLNSWLGLKMVGGVLLWCLTSYY